In Hydra vulgaris chromosome 06, alternate assembly HydraT2T_AEP, a genomic segment contains:
- the LOC136081530 gene encoding uncharacterized protein LOC136081530: MHLPGMNFAGPGTNLDERLTSTDTYKEWTDKIMIEEMDAIKNPTIRERIERGVIKPIISSKAKFGLGLSDPYEMGVETTQKNYKRSVDKGLEFYNKRVKTLGVELYSTENEEKSCVVECWNRTMKDKMFKYFSANSTRKYIDVLDEIVNKYNNTKHSSIKMTLVEASDKKNDNIVWLNLNRNVRSESVKPKFSISDRVRITKKKGTSEKGYTPRWTEEVFTVSQVQFTDPPTYKITDDNSEEIQGTFYEQEMQKYDQNIFRIEKVIRKLKNKSLVKWYGYPESFNSWVDNKELISLKN; encoded by the exons atgcATTTACCTGGAATGAACTTTGCAGGTCCTggtactaatttagatgaaCGATTAACTTCTACTGACACATATAAAGAATGGA ctgataaaattaTGATCGAAGAAATGGATGCTATAAAAAATCCAACAATACGTGAAAGAATTGAAAGAGGTGTTATAAAACCTATTATATCATCTAAAGCAAAGTTTGGATTAGGTCTTTCAGACCCATATGAAATGGGTGTTGAAACTACTCAAAAAAACTACAAACGATCA GTAGATAAAGGcttagaattttataataagCGTGTTAAAACGCTTGGGGTTGAGTTatattcaactgaaaatgaagaaaaaagttgtGTAGTTGAATGttggaatagaacaatgaaagataaaatgtttaagtACTTTTCAGCTAATTCTACTAGGAAATATATTGACGTTTTAGAtgaaatagtaaataaatacaacaacacaaagcattcCTCAATTAAAATGACACTAGTTGAAGCTAGCGATAAAAAGAATGATAATATTGTTTGGTTAAATCTAAATAGAAATGTACGATCAGAGTCGGTAAAACCAAAGTTTTCAATTAGTGATAGAGTTAGGATAACTAAAAAGAAAGGAACGTCTGAAAAAGGATACACACCGAGATGGACTGAAGAAGTTTTTACAGTGTCACAAGTTCAGTTCACAGATCCACCAACGTATAAAATAACCGACGATAATAGTGAAGAAATtcaaggtactttttatgaacaagaaatgcaaaaatatgATCAAAACATATTTAGGATTGAAAAAGTTATTCgtaaactcaaaaataaatcattagtaaagtggtatgggtatCCCGAGTCGTTTAACTCATGGGTTGATAATAAAGAATTGATAAGTctgaaaaattga